The Xenopus tropicalis strain Nigerian chromosome 7, UCB_Xtro_10.0, whole genome shotgun sequence genome includes a region encoding these proteins:
- the LOC116412459 gene encoding uncharacterized protein LOC116412459 isoform X5, whose amino-acid sequence MELSQGLSLSLLILSALGAVVSMDNVQVFEGESVTLSVNLNMSEYQMITWKFDTYTLVAIKTVNNTPTCFPEYEGRCTLFANATLLLDNLTPAEEGNYTLTVMDVETGASLSGSIFLSVQGNIVNTTQGSGTQQYTTPDQLTTASDNSQGNIVNTTQDSGTQQYTTPDQLTTASDNNQEYTPGNIVNTTQDSGTQQYTTPDQLTTASDNNQEYTPDYDPTPDYVPIPEYDPDSDYNPGNSLFIYYFQLSVLFNI is encoded by the exons ATGGAGCTCTCTCAGGGTCTATCCCTTTCTCTCCTCATCCTCTCAGCTTTAG GGGCTGTGGTTTCTATGGATAATGTGCAGGTTTTTGAAGGAGAATCTGTGACTCTCAGCGTAAATCTGAACATGTCTGAATATCAGATGATAACATGGAAGTTTGATACATACACCCTAGTTGCAATAAAAACAGTAAACAACACTCCAACTTGTTTTCCCGAGTATGAGGGGAGATGCACCCTGTTTGCGAATGCAACTCTCCTGCTGGACAATCTGACACCTGCAGAGGAAGGAAATTATACTCTGACTGTAATGGATGTGGAGACCGGAGCGTCTTTGTCAGGATCAATCTTTCTCTCAGTACAGG GAAACATTGTGAATACAACACAAGGCTCCGGCACTCAG CAGTATACCACCCCAGATCAATTAACAACTGCTTCAGATAATAGTCAAG GAAACATTGTGAATACAACACAAGACTCCGGCACTCAG CAGTATACCACCCCAGATCAATTAACAACTGCTTCAGATAATAATCAAG AGTATACTCCAG GAAACATTGTGAATACAACACAAGACTCCGGCACTCAG CAGTATACCACCCCAGATCAATTAACAACTGCTTCAGATAATAATCAAG AGTATACTCCAG ATTATGATCCAA CTCCGGATTATGTTCCAA TCCCAGAATATGATCCAG ATTCTGACTATAATCCAggtaattcattatttatttactattttcaattatcagtattgtttaACATATGA
- the LOC116412459 gene encoding uncharacterized protein LOC116412459 isoform X10: MELSQGLSLSLLILSALGAVVSMDNVQVFEGESVTLSVNLNMSEYQMITWKFDTYTLVAIKTVNNTPTCFPEYEGRCTLFANATLLLDNLTPAEEGNYTLTVMDVETGASLSGSIFLSVQGNIVNTTQGSGTQQYTTPDQLTTASDNSQGNIVNTTQDSGTQQYTTPDQLTTASDNNQEYTPGNIVNTTQDSGTQQYTTPDQLTTASDNNQEYTPDYDPTPDYVPNSDYNPGNSLFIYYFQLSVLFNI, from the exons ATGGAGCTCTCTCAGGGTCTATCCCTTTCTCTCCTCATCCTCTCAGCTTTAG GGGCTGTGGTTTCTATGGATAATGTGCAGGTTTTTGAAGGAGAATCTGTGACTCTCAGCGTAAATCTGAACATGTCTGAATATCAGATGATAACATGGAAGTTTGATACATACACCCTAGTTGCAATAAAAACAGTAAACAACACTCCAACTTGTTTTCCCGAGTATGAGGGGAGATGCACCCTGTTTGCGAATGCAACTCTCCTGCTGGACAATCTGACACCTGCAGAGGAAGGAAATTATACTCTGACTGTAATGGATGTGGAGACCGGAGCGTCTTTGTCAGGATCAATCTTTCTCTCAGTACAGG GAAACATTGTGAATACAACACAAGGCTCCGGCACTCAG CAGTATACCACCCCAGATCAATTAACAACTGCTTCAGATAATAGTCAAG GAAACATTGTGAATACAACACAAGACTCCGGCACTCAG CAGTATACCACCCCAGATCAATTAACAACTGCTTCAGATAATAATCAAG AGTATACTCCAG GAAACATTGTGAATACAACACAAGACTCCGGCACTCAG CAGTATACCACCCCAGATCAATTAACAACTGCTTCAGATAATAATCAAG AGTATACTCCAG ATTATGATCCAA CTCCGGATTATGTTCCAA ATTCTGACTATAATCCAggtaattcattatttatttactattttcaattatcagtattgtttaACATATGA
- the LOC116412459 gene encoding uncharacterized protein LOC116412459 isoform X9, producing the protein MELSQGLSLSLLILSALGAVVSMDNVQVFEGESVTLSVNLNMSEYQMITWKFDTYTLVAIKTVNNTPTCFPEYEGRCTLFANATLLLDNLTPAEEGNYTLTVMDVETGASLSGSIFLSVQGNIVNTTQGSGTQQYTTPDQLTTASDNSQGNIVNTTQDSGTQQYTTPDQLTTASDNNQEYTPGNIVNTTQDSGTQQYTTPDQLTTASDNNQEYTPDYDPTPDYVPIPEYDPATTVSEYNPGPDYYPESQYIP; encoded by the exons ATGGAGCTCTCTCAGGGTCTATCCCTTTCTCTCCTCATCCTCTCAGCTTTAG GGGCTGTGGTTTCTATGGATAATGTGCAGGTTTTTGAAGGAGAATCTGTGACTCTCAGCGTAAATCTGAACATGTCTGAATATCAGATGATAACATGGAAGTTTGATACATACACCCTAGTTGCAATAAAAACAGTAAACAACACTCCAACTTGTTTTCCCGAGTATGAGGGGAGATGCACCCTGTTTGCGAATGCAACTCTCCTGCTGGACAATCTGACACCTGCAGAGGAAGGAAATTATACTCTGACTGTAATGGATGTGGAGACCGGAGCGTCTTTGTCAGGATCAATCTTTCTCTCAGTACAGG GAAACATTGTGAATACAACACAAGGCTCCGGCACTCAG CAGTATACCACCCCAGATCAATTAACAACTGCTTCAGATAATAGTCAAG GAAACATTGTGAATACAACACAAGACTCCGGCACTCAG CAGTATACCACCCCAGATCAATTAACAACTGCTTCAGATAATAATCAAG AGTATACTCCAG GAAACATTGTGAATACAACACAAGACTCCGGCACTCAG CAGTATACCACCCCAGATCAATTAACAACTGCTTCAGATAATAATCAAG AGTATACTCCAG ATTATGATCCAA CTCCGGATTATGTTCCAA TCCCAGAATATGATCCAG
- the LOC116412459 gene encoding uncharacterized protein LOC116412459 isoform X11 produces the protein MELSQGLSLSLLILSALGAVVSMDNVQVFEGESVTLSVNLNMSEYQMITWKFDTYTLVAIKTVNNTPTCFPEYEGRCTLFANATLLLDNLTPAEEGNYTLTVMDVETGASLSGSIFLSVQGNIVNTTQGSGTQQYTTPDQLTTASDNSQGNIVNTTQDSGTQQYTTPDQLTTASDNNQEYTPGNIVNTTQDSGTQQYTTPDQLTTASDNNQEYTPDYDPTPDYVPITEYDPATTVSEYNPESQYIP, from the exons ATGGAGCTCTCTCAGGGTCTATCCCTTTCTCTCCTCATCCTCTCAGCTTTAG GGGCTGTGGTTTCTATGGATAATGTGCAGGTTTTTGAAGGAGAATCTGTGACTCTCAGCGTAAATCTGAACATGTCTGAATATCAGATGATAACATGGAAGTTTGATACATACACCCTAGTTGCAATAAAAACAGTAAACAACACTCCAACTTGTTTTCCCGAGTATGAGGGGAGATGCACCCTGTTTGCGAATGCAACTCTCCTGCTGGACAATCTGACACCTGCAGAGGAAGGAAATTATACTCTGACTGTAATGGATGTGGAGACCGGAGCGTCTTTGTCAGGATCAATCTTTCTCTCAGTACAGG GAAACATTGTGAATACAACACAAGGCTCCGGCACTCAG CAGTATACCACCCCAGATCAATTAACAACTGCTTCAGATAATAGTCAAG GAAACATTGTGAATACAACACAAGACTCCGGCACTCAG CAGTATACCACCCCAGATCAATTAACAACTGCTTCAGATAATAATCAAG AGTATACTCCAG GAAACATTGTGAATACAACACAAGACTCCGGCACTCAG CAGTATACCACCCCAGATCAATTAACAACTGCTTCAGATAATAATCAAG AGTATACTCCAG ATTATGATCCAA CTCCGGATTATGTTCCAA